One region of Deltaproteobacteria bacterium CG11_big_fil_rev_8_21_14_0_20_49_13 genomic DNA includes:
- a CDS encoding segregation/condensation protein A: MSQPYRINLEIFEGPMDLLIYLIKKNDLDIYDIPIAFVTEEYLKYINTLKELNIDFASEFLEMAAELAHIKSQTLLPKEEGAAEEEESDPRADLVRRLIEYQRYKEAANKLNDGRLLNRDVYSANVPKEDDEPREESVVIEGNAFLLLEAFNEMLAKLPKEMVKKAPTVERISVNERILQIIDMLKFGQTRPITDLMTAPFDRHVIVATFLALLEMVVMKMIKVYQTGRFEPIYVTGAVQDATIDDAKKMIIKRESIKTEEVNGTDKT; the protein is encoded by the coding sequence ATGTCACAGCCATACCGGATAAATTTAGAGATATTCGAGGGCCCGATGGACCTTCTTATCTATCTTATCAAGAAGAACGACCTTGATATATACGATATCCCCATCGCCTTCGTCACCGAAGAGTATCTGAAATATATAAACACGCTCAAAGAGCTCAATATCGACTTTGCCAGCGAGTTCCTTGAAATGGCGGCGGAGCTTGCCCACATAAAATCTCAGACGCTTCTTCCAAAGGAAGAGGGCGCGGCTGAAGAGGAAGAGTCTGACCCAAGGGCGGACCTTGTCAGAAGGCTCATTGAATATCAGCGTTACAAGGAGGCGGCCAATAAACTTAACGATGGGAGGCTTCTTAACCGCGACGTCTATTCGGCGAACGTCCCGAAGGAAGATGATGAGCCAAGGGAGGAGAGCGTAGTAATAGAAGGTAACGCGTTCTTGCTACTGGAGGCGTTCAATGAGATGCTTGCCAAGCTCCCCAAGGAGATGGTCAAAAAGGCCCCTACGGTCGAGCGGATAAGCGTGAACGAACGCATTCTTCAGATAATAGATATGTTAAAGTTCGGGCAGACTAGGCCGATCACCGACCTCATGACCGCGCCTTTTGACCGGCATGTAATAGTGGCAACGTTCCTTGCGCTACTCGAGATGGTCGTGATGAAGATGATAAAGGTCTATCAAACAGGGCGCTTCGAGCCTATATATGTCACCGGCGCAGTTCAGGACGCGACCATTGATGATGCAAAGAAGATGATCATTAAAAGAGAGTCAATAAAGACGGAGGAAGTTAATGGAACTGATAAAACTTAA